Proteins from a genomic interval of Oncorhynchus clarkii lewisi isolate Uvic-CL-2024 chromosome 13, UVic_Ocla_1.0, whole genome shotgun sequence:
- the LOC139423752 gene encoding synaptogyrin-1-like isoform X2, translated as MEGMAYGAGKAGGAFNPITLFQQPHTILRILSWFFSIVIFGSIANEGYVNRPDEAQEFCIFNRNQNACNYGLFMGTLAFLCCLVFLALDVYFPQISSVKDRKKAVLADVGVSAFWSFMWFVGFCFLTNQWQVAKQEDNPLREGGDAARAAITFSFFSIFTWGGLTLFSMERLKSVSFQEEYQKLFTPQPPIPLI; from the exons ATGGAGGGCATGGCATATGGAGCTGGGAAGGCTGGAGGTGCTTTCAACCCTATAACGTTATTCCAGCAGCCACACACCATCCTCCGGATCCTCTCTTGG TTTTTCTCTATTGTGATCTTTGGTTCTATAGCCAACGAGGGTTACGTGAACCGACCGGACGAGGCCCAGGAGTTCTGTATTTTCaacag gaACCAGAATGCGTGTAACTATGGACTGTTCATGGGAACCTTGGCCTTTCTCTGCTGTCTGGTCTTCCTGGCCCTGGATGTCTACTTCCCACAGATCAGCTCCGTCAAGGACCGCAAGAAGGCTGTACTGGCAGACGTAGGGGTTTCAG CATTCTGGTCCTTCATGTGGTTCGTGGGGTTCTGTTTCCTGACCAACCAATGGCAGGTGGCGAAGCAGGAGGACAACcccctgagggagggaggggatgccGCTCGTGCTGCTAtcaccttctccttcttctccataTTCACCTGG ggtgggctgactctcttctccaTGGAGAGGCTAAAGAGTGTGTCCTTCCAAGAGGAATACCAGAAGCTGTTCACCCCTCAGCCCCCCATCCCACTAATATAA
- the LOC139423753 gene encoding protein CutA homolog: MRFGLPATEGLQAGGPLRAFFVIALLSVLMLTLLRTVGLRAFSMASETYMSGTHSAAFVTCPNEQVAKDLARGIVEKKLAACVNIVPQITSVYEWQGKIQEDSEVLLMIKTRSSKVASLAEYVRSNHPYEVAEVISLPIEQGNPPYLKWLGDAVPE, encoded by the exons ATGCGCTTTGGACTGCCTGCTACAGAAGGATTGCAGGCTGGTGGACCTCTGAGGGCATTCTTTGTG ATTGCGTTGCTTAGCGTGTTGATGCTCACGCTGCTGAGGACTGTGGGATTGAGAGCGTTCTCCATGGCGTCCGAGACCTACATGTCGGGCACACACTCCGCTGCCTTCGTCACCTGCCCCAACGAACAGGTGGCTAAAGATCTGGCCAG AGGAATCGTTGAGAAGAAGCTGGCTGCTTGTGTCAACATCGTCCCCCAAATCACATCTGT ATATGAGTGGCAGGGGAAGATCCAGGAGGATAGTGAAGTGTTGCTG ATGATAAAGACCAGAAGTTCTAAGGTTGCATCTCTGGCAGAATATGTTAg GTCCAACCACCCGTATGAAGTAGCAGAGGTCATCAGCCTACCCATAGAGCAGGGCAACCCACCCTACCTCAAGTGGCTTGGTGACGCTGTACCAGAATga
- the LOC139423752 gene encoding synaptogyrin-1-like isoform X1: MEGMAYGAGKAGGAFNPITLFQQPHTILRILSWFFSIVIFGSIANEGYVNRPDEAQEFCIFNRNQNACNYGLFMGTLAFLCCLVFLALDVYFPQISSVKDRKKAVLADVGVSAFWSFMWFVGFCFLTNQWQVAKQEDNPLREGGDAARAAITFSFFSIFTWAAQSFFGYQRYQLGADSALFSQDYIDPSLDAGAAGDPYTTFTAGGDDLGQGAPVGGSSYQGINGEGGGGYQEY; the protein is encoded by the exons ATGGAGGGCATGGCATATGGAGCTGGGAAGGCTGGAGGTGCTTTCAACCCTATAACGTTATTCCAGCAGCCACACACCATCCTCCGGATCCTCTCTTGG TTTTTCTCTATTGTGATCTTTGGTTCTATAGCCAACGAGGGTTACGTGAACCGACCGGACGAGGCCCAGGAGTTCTGTATTTTCaacag gaACCAGAATGCGTGTAACTATGGACTGTTCATGGGAACCTTGGCCTTTCTCTGCTGTCTGGTCTTCCTGGCCCTGGATGTCTACTTCCCACAGATCAGCTCCGTCAAGGACCGCAAGAAGGCTGTACTGGCAGACGTAGGGGTTTCAG CATTCTGGTCCTTCATGTGGTTCGTGGGGTTCTGTTTCCTGACCAACCAATGGCAGGTGGCGAAGCAGGAGGACAACcccctgagggagggaggggatgccGCTCGTGCTGCTAtcaccttctccttcttctccataTTCACCTGG gCGGCCCAGTCCTTCTTCGGCTATCAGAGGTACCAGCTGGGGGCAGACTCTGCTCTCTTCTCCCAGGACTACATAGACCCCAGCCTGGATGCTGGGGCGGCCGGGGACCCCTACACCACCTTCACGGCCGGGGGGGACGATCTGGGACAAGGAGCCCCTGTGGGGGGGTCCTCCTATCAGGGGATAAACGgcgaggggggtggggggtaccAGGAGTACTGA